Genomic segment of Grus americana isolate bGruAme1 chromosome 31, bGruAme1.mat, whole genome shotgun sequence:
GCCACCGCCATGTTCCCCGGGCGCCGCGGGGCACGCCGGGAAGGCGAGGCGACCTCCGCGCCGGGACTACAACTCCCGACAGCCCCCGCGCCTGCCGCGGGCCGCAGTATAGCCGCGCCCCGCGGGTCCCTCCGCCGCGCAGCGCCCCTGACCCCGCGCACCCCCAAACGCCCGCAatgacccccccagcccccatgTCAATGTGCCCACGGCCCTGCGTACCCCACGGCGCCGTGCGGGAGGCCCGCAGCCCATGACACCCCGCATTCccaagttgggggggggggggggggggcacctaACAGCACCAGGAGTGCCACCACCCATGGGTGACAGCACCGGCGGTCATCACTATCACCCTTCCCTGCTGGCACCACTGACACAACAGGGACTTTGCCCCATGGTGAACCCCAacaacaccaccacccccccaagcACAGAACACTTCTCCCCCCCAAAAGACAGAACCAGGCACCTGCTGCACGTGGGTGGGTTTTATATTTCCGATAATAAATAAGCTTTTTAATAACACTGACCATGgaacagagacacacacaccccccacccccagacaGCCCATACCCCCCCCCCTCAGAACCCCCCCTCCtcactggggtccccagggccaAGCAGCAGATGAGGGATGGGGCAGCGCTGGGGGAACAGGATGAGTCCATGGACGAGCCCTCACCAGGGTTGGggggctgggaagcagctgtcAAGCACcctccctgagcccccccccccccccccgacccccacCCATGGCAGCTCCACAGGGGCTGCCCCCCAGCatgggggctggcaggggaagCTCGCGATGGGAGGGCAGCAGGCACCCCATCCTCCTTGTAGGGGGCTCTGCAGCCCTGTCCAGCCCCCCACCCTATCCTGGGGATTCAGGGAGGCTGGGGGGCTTCAAGGGAGGGGGCATTTATGcccactgaccccccccccccccttcacatgacagagcagctttttgctttttccttcttgaaggCAGAGGAGATGAGCTCAGAGCGGCTGGGCAGGTGCAGGAGTCTCTTGGAGAGGCTGCGGGGGGGGCTcttggggggctgcagggggttTTTGCTGAGGCAGATGCCGGACACAGTCCGGAAGATGCTGTGGACGCTCTTCTCTGAGGTGAAGGCCGAGCACTCCAAGTagctctctgctcccagctgcctggCCGCTGCACAGCCCTACAACCCAACACCGTGAGAGGCCAGCgcagcaccccaaacccccctccatgagattccccccaccccccccagaccTGCTCATAGGAGATGGGTGCCTGCTTCTGGTGGGAGAGCTCCATCAGGGTGCTCAGGTCTGTCCGTAGGTCCGTCTTGCAGCCAATGAGCAGCACCCGCGTGTTGGGGCAATAGTCCATGATCTCCGTCTTCCactgcggggtggggggcacagaGCCACCGTCAGTGAGAGGGGACCCCAAACCACCTACACCCACACACAGAggggcttccccccccccccaccttcttgGCTGCACTGTCCAGGGTCTCGGGGCGGCTGATGTCAAAGCAGAGCAGGACAGCGTCCGAGTCGCTGTAGCAGAGGGGACGCACGTTGTCGTAGTAGGGTGAGCCTGGGAGAAAAGGGGGTGTCATTGCACAGCACCCCCAAGGGACTcagcagcccaggcaggaggTGCTTGTGAAAGGGAACAGCCACTCCACCAtctgccgggggcgggggggaggggggcacatACATCTAGAGTCCCCCAAAATGCCACCTCCACTCCCCATAACCCATTAACATCCCCGTTGCCCCTAATGGGGCGGAGGGAAATGGATCCCGTGGTGTTTATATAACAGCCGCTCCCCCGCCATGGTGGGGAGCCCCATCAGGGCAGGTGTGTTGGGGGCCAGCCGGGATGCAGCAGGGGCTGCCACCCCCACAGGGTCCTTGGGGAGCTGGGGCCACCAGCACCGCACTGGAAACTGCAGGGGGAGGCAGTGCATGGGGGTGCAGAGACAGTGGGGTGCCCCTCAGGGTGTGGGGGTGGCCAGAGTGCCCTCCCACTGCCACCCCCGACCCCAAAGGGCCTCGGAAGGGTTTTGCAGCCCAGACGCTCCGTGCACAGAATAGCAAAGAGGCTGCGCCAGCACATCGCCATAGCAACACAGGGACCGCAGGTggtggggaccccccctccAAAGGGGGGGACACTGCAGCACCAAGgcagggctgccccagccctcccaccctgcccccccatcccttCAGGGGTGCCCAGTACCCAGATGCCCCATTACCCTCCCATTCACAGGCAGCCCTAGAGGGAGGGCACagggaccccagcaccccataCCCTACCTGGGGGGGCTCCCACCAGTGCAGGGGACCCCCCAGGAAGGGGCTcagccctgtgtccccccatccccccccagcctgtgtctgtgccCTCCCTGCAGGGCCAGTCCCCAGGGACTCCCTGGCTGCCAGGCCACCCtgtgtcccccagccccggggatCCACCCCCCACCCTGAACCAGCCCCCCCAGTTGTCCCCACTGCAGCCATCCCCCACCGCAGGGACCCCAACACACCCCACTGCAGGGGATGCAACGCCCCAGGGCCCCCCAAACCCCGGGTCTGCCACCCCCAGTGCAgctgctcccccagcagccccccccaaGACCCCAAACCACCTTCTCCCAGCAaatgccccccccaccccacccccggcCACCGGGACCAGAGCTGCCGCCGCCCCGCTGCACCCCCCGGTACcggagggacccccccccgccacccacccacccacccccggGTACCAGAGGTGTCCCAGAGGCTCAGCTCCACCCGCTGCTCCTCGCTGGCCAGACACGCCGTGTAGTTCTCAAACACGGTGGGCACGTACGTCTGCAACGGCACCGAAAGCATCAGCGCCCGGTCCCGCTGCCGGTCCCCGGTGCTCGGTCTCGGCGGCGCCGGCTCACCTCGGGGTAGCAGTCCTTGGCCAGCACCTGCAGCATTGCCGTCTTGCCGCACTGTACGTCGCCCACCAGCACCAGCTTGCAGCGGGCCGGAGCCGCCGGTGCCGGCCTCCGCTCCCGCATCGCGGCGGCGCACACGGCGACAAatatcccccccaccccggcgcccgcccgccggccctgcgccccgccgccgcagcGCCCTAATATACCTCGCCGACGCCGAGCCCCGCCCACGGCAGCGCCCACCCACCAATCGCCGCGGCGGCTCGAGGCACGCCGGCCAATGGCGGAGAGGCGAGGGACCGCCGGAGCCCGCCCTCTCGGGTGTGAGGCCGCTCCTCCAGGCCAGGGGGCGCCTGTCTGGCTGCGGACGGAAGTggggccccgctcccgccccaAACCGGAAGTGGCGGTTGCTAGGCACCGGTGGGACGCCGGCCGCTGGACCGGGCTTCTTGGAGGGGCGCGACCGGTAccgggatgggggggagggCGGATCCTCCTGGTGTGAGAGGGGGCaccgaggggctgggggaggatCGGAGGGCGGCGGGAACGATGGGGCCTGGGGGTACCCCGAAGCGGAGGGGGCCTGGGTGGACgcctggaggaggagatgggggtGGGCAGCGGGAACGGGGCCTGGGGGGGGCCCTGGAGGGGCTGCGGCCGGGACCCCGGccgtccccccccacccctcacacCATGTGCCCGGGCCCAGCCGCCATGCCGGGGAAGCGTCGTCTTCAGGCAGCAGCCCCCGTTGTAGGGGAGGAtgggctcctgctgctgcagagccaagCGCTGGccgaggaggaggcggccaaGACAAAGGGGGAGATGCTCACCCGGTTCCTGAAGGTGCGTGGGGGGCTTAGGGGGGTTGGCAGCGTGTTTCCCCACGTGCTGCCCAGCCCCGGTCCCCCTCCCCACTGCTCCCGGGCCCTCCCCAGGACAAGCTGGCCAAGGAGGAGCGCAGCAGCACCTTGAACCTCCACAAGCTCAGCACGCAGTGGCGGGCAGTGCTGCGGGAGACCAAGGACAAGGAGCTGCGCCAGGACATCGAGATCCTCAGCCAGACCTTCACCCGGGTGATAGACTGCAAGGACAGTGTCATCAAGGCGagcgcagggctggcagggtgggGGCGGCGCCGGGGCCCAcccgtgacccccccccccgcaacctCCGCAGTCCCTGGCCACGGAcctggaggaggcagaagagcagcacGCCCAGGCCCTGCGCAGCCACCTGCACAACATTGACcgcctgctgcagctccagcgcTGCCGCCTGACCTGCCTGGAGGAGGGGTACGGCGCCCAGCTGGAGGCCCTGAAGATGGAGTTTGAGGCTGAGAGgtaaggagggagagagggacagCAGTGGCACCCACTGGCTATCCTGTCCTGGTACTGAGCTTCCTCACAGCCCAATCAGGACCGCCGTGGCTTCCCTCTGAGCAGCCCCCCCATGTTTCTCCCAGGAGGACCATCCTTGAGCAGCACGAGCGAGAAAGCTGCTACCTGCGGGACGTGGCACTGGCTGCGGAGCAGAATTACACCAAGAATGACCATGAGGCCACGCTGAATTTCCAGAGCACCCGGGATGACATCAAGAACAAGGcacgggcagggagaggaacTGTCGAGAAGCCTCTTATTCCTTGCGAGCAGAGCACATGCCAAGGTTTGGGAGGTGGTGGGTCACCCACACCCGTGTCTGTCCCCAGAGCTTACAGGAGAAGCAGTACAGCCGCATGCAGCTGGGCAGGAAGGCGGAGGCGCTCTGGGAGCAGTTCCAGCGGGCCATGCAGAGCTACACGGAGGCCACTGAGCACCAGAAGGTCGCTTTTGAGGCACTGAAGCAGAAGGACAAGAAGAGCTCCAGGGAGATAGAGACGCAGGCGAAGAAGCTGCAAAAGCTCCAGGTTGTGGCAGGGCACAGGGGCGGCCCCGAGAGCAGTGACGCCTCGTCCCGCTGCTCACGTTTCGCTTGTCCCCAGGACTCAGTCGCAGCCACCAAGGGCCAGATCGCAGCTCACCTCCGGCAGAGCGAGCAGCAGAACCAGTGCGTgcgggaggagaaggaaagggtcCTCAGGCAGCTCCAGAAGCTCAAGAATGAGATGAACCAGGCCAGGGCGAAGGCCTATGACAGCCTGGCCAGGCTCACCATGCAGAGCAGTGCTGCCCTGAAGGTGCTGGTGCGGGTGGTGGAGAAGGTGAAGCCGGCAGCCTGCGGGCatgggaggtgctggggaggtgctgccgtcccctcctgccctcacTCACCCCCCCACCAGGCCCAGCGCATCCTGCGGTTGGCCGAGATGTGCCGCAGGCTagagacagaggaggagaaggtgttGCCCTTCTACCCTTCCTCACTGGTGGAGGGGGAGCAGCAAGACGCCCGGCGAGTCCTCGAGGAGATGCCCGTGGAGCCCCTGGCCCAGGTGAGGAGGCAGCGCCAGGGTCCCAGACGCTTccctgggggagcgagggacAGGATCCGGCCTGGGGGATGGCCCGGCTGGCGTGTGGGCAGGTTGGGgaccccctgccctcctccctcccttttacCCAGGCCGTGTGGGACTACGTGGGGCTGGAACGCTTCTGGCAGCGGTTCAGCAAGGCAAAGCTGGAGGAGCAGGCGCTGGAGCGAGAGCGGGCGGCCCTGAGCCAGCAGAACCAGCACCTGCGGGAGCTACTCAGGCAGTACCTGGCGGGGATCTCTGTCAGCCATGAGGTGCTGGAGGAGCCCAACCCACTCCTGGCCATTGAGCACAAGAGCTGTGTCCCCAGGGAGTTGTCCCGTGCCGGGGGGGCTGCGCACAAGGTCGTCACGGTGCCGCacgccccaacagcctcctggaCCCCGTCCCCTGCTCCGCCGGCACTGGCTGAGAATCCCCCTGCAAACCGGGGACATTGCACAGCCTGTGACCGCCTGGATGTGCCATAAAAGAGCTAAACTGCCCCAAAACATGCTCCTAGGTCTTATTTCTGGTCACAGCAAGCTTCGTCAGGGtaggtggggggggtgtctgttGCCTCCCGCTCAGGTCTGACACGTCAGCTCCTCGGCCCCACTGCCAGCGTGGGCAGggagcttgggggggggggggggtgtgcgtgCGTGCACACAGCCCCTTCccactgctctgtgtgtgtcccccactcccagagctggacagagaagACATGGAACAGCCGTGATGCCAAGGGGaaggctttatttctttttggctttgttcctcttctcctccttcagcttcttctTGGAGAGCTTGGGGCTGCTGGCCTTGCGGTAGAGGTGGTATCCGATGAGCCCCAGCAGCGCCggcaccagccccaggcacAGCAGTGGCAGCACCTCGTTCACCACCTTCTGCCAGTAACTGGCCCGGGACAAACCGACCAGCTCCACCTCGAACCGCAGCACCGCGTCACCTGGTGAAGGGGTGGGCAGAGCCTGAGCGGGGGCCGCAGAGGGCTGGCAGAGACCCCATGGGGACCCCGAGGGCCGTGCTCACCTGGGATGGTGGGAGGGGAGCCCCGCTTGCCGTAGGCCAGGTGAGGGGGGATGATGGCTCTCCGCTTCTCCCTGCCACGGTGAGAGACTGTTGGTACTGGTGTCCCGTGGGGCTGGACCCCCACCAAACCACGGCAGGgacgctgggggggggggccgctgCCTGCCCCCTTGCCCCTGCCGCTGGGCTTACCCCACACACATGTCCAACAGACTCTGCTCCAGGCCTGCGAGGAGACgaagaggggaggggggtgagCGGGGCCAGCTGGGAGCACCCCGCAGTtagcccccccggccccccccatGGTTAACCCCCCCCCGGCTCTGTGCTCACCGGGGATGACTTGGCGCTTGCCCAGCTCCACCTGGAGCGGGTCCCGGCTCAGTGAGGTGTCGATGATGCGGCCATCTTCCAGACTGCCCTGCGGGGACACGGTCACTGTCGCCCCTGGGGATCCCAGGGCCGTCCCCATGCGGGTCCCAGAGTTGTCCCACCACCAGTCTGGTGCTGGTGCCAGTGCGggtcccagtgccacccctaTGGTAACCCCCGCGCCTCCCTGGGGACAtccccaccctgctgccagTGCCGTTCTGGGACAAACCTCATGCTGGTCCCCGTGCTGGTCCCAGTGCCAAGCCATGCCCATACTGGGGTCGTCCCCATGCCCACCCCAGTGCTGTCCCTATGCCagtcccagtgccaccccagcgCCGCCCCGGTGCCACCCCCATACCCACCCCGGTACCGGcccaggccccccccccgccccgcccggcggAGCGCAGTGCTGACGTGTTCCTCCCGCCGTCCGCCCCGCACCGTGTAGTGGATGTGCACTGTGTCCCCCGGCGCCGACAGCTCCGTGCAGCCCTCGGGGGGGGCCACCTGCAACGAGGGGTCACGGGGGCTCGGGATGGGCCCCCCCCGGCCACGGGGTCCACGCACCCTCCGTGCCCACGGGTCCCCCGACCGCTCCGTGAGCCGGACTCCCCCCCACGGATCCCTCCGTCCTCCCGGTGCCCCGCGCTCCATCtccgcagccccggcctcccggtcctcctgctgcccctcccGCTCCGCAACCCGGTGCCCCCGGTGCCCCGTGCGCCCCCCGCCCAGGCCGGGCTCCCCGGTGcccccctgcgcccccccccAAGCAACAGCGCCTGGCCGGTgccccccccgcctgccccggTACCGCCGCtcgtcccccgtccccccccagtCGCAGCTCCCCGTCCAAGGGGGCCGCCGGGGGTCCCCGGTCCCCGGTGCGCCCCgtgcagccccgctcccccccactccccccggGGCTCACGAGCGTCTccagccgcagcccccgggcCCCGCTTTCGGTTTCGCTCTCggcggcgcgggcgggcggcggcggcagcagcagcgccagcagcagcagcgcggcggggggcggcatggccgggctggcggcggcggcggcggcaccgggaccgccccgcccggcccggcccggcccccgggCGCTCTCCGGGCCCCGCCCCCGGTCCCGCCCCCGGCGGCACCGGGACGCTGCACCGGGACCGGTCCGCGGGACAGGCAACGCGCCGTCCGGGCGGCAGGAGCTGCCCCGAGGCCCGGACCGTCCCGTCGCTCCCGGCGGTCTTGGGCTGAGCCGGCCgcccctgcccaccccgggCGGGGGtcccgggcggggggggggctcggccCGGGGCACTGGCTGGGTGCAGCACCCGCTGTCCCGGCGCCGTCGGGACTCGGTACCAGCAGGCGGCAGCACAGCCTGGAGAAACCGGCACCCACCCGGGTCCAGCACCCTTCCCCGGCACCCATCCAAGCCCAGCAGCTTTCCTGAGCACCCACCCGGGTCCCAGCATCCTTTCCCAGCACCTAGCAGGTGCAAAGCATCCTCTCTCCTGGTACCCCAGCACCCCTTCCAGCCCCGCCCAGCCGTGTGGGACAGGGAAGCTGAGCCCCCCGGCAGAGaggagccgggctgggggggcccgAGGCTGGGCTGGCACCCCATGCGGAGCCAAACCTGGCCCAAACCCTCGTGTTCCTGGGCCCGGGGGGACACCAGCccccagggcaggaggcagaCCCCAGTGCCAGGGAACACCAGGAGCACCCCTGGCtcaagggggggagggggggctggggtgtcACACTGGCATATGGCAGGGGGTTCCCTCACCCCCGTGCCGGTGGTGGTGGCCCTGTTGGCGGTGGTACCAGTGCAGGCCCCGGTGCAGCTCCTGGACGACGGCATCGGCATGCCGGCCCCACCAGTGCACCCACATACCAGCCCCGGTTGCTGAGAGGTGGGGAAGCCGGGATGGCGGCTAGGGGCTGGGTCGCTAATGGGATTAGGGCCGCTGGGTCAGCGCCAAGCTGGCCCCCACCAGACAAAGCCGCCGGCCCGGCCAGTGGGAACACACCAGTGCCGGCCCCCAGCCCACTGGGGAACCCCAGTCACCCCTGCTCCGGCCCCCTCCATGCAGGAGGAACCCAGGCAGCTGGGCAGCTGGCACCACACCCCGGCTTGGTGTCACCAGCATGGGGGAGTCCCAGGGGTcaacagcccccccccagccaccaccccagaaggaaaatggggctggggacagcagcgtTGTCCCCCACAAATGGGACTCAGCCAGTCCCCCAGCCCATGGAGGGGTGACACCATGGAGCTGAGCCCCACTCGCGCCCAGCCCAGTGCTGGCACTGTCCCCACGCCCCAGCTGGGATTAGCACTAATGGGATTTACCATTTCATCCAATATTCCCCTAAAGATGAGTCTGGGAAGGGGGGGCACGCCCTCACCCCCCGCCATCCCCCCTCGCCCCGCTAAGCTCTTTCTAATTAAAACCAGCCTGGGGCTGTCCATCACTGTCCCCCTTCGTGGGACCCCCACGCCGTGAGGGGCTGCAGAAGAAGACCCATGGGGCAGTGCTACATAAAACATGTTTAATATCCaagggggggggccgggggtcaCCCACCGTCTCAGGTGCGGGGTGAGGGGGCGAGTACACACGTCCCCGGACGGGGCAGAGCCGCAGCGACACGTCACACCAAGCACAGACCAGGGGTATAAATAcggtgctggggggtggggggggtacAGTACGGGGCTGTCCATCCGTCCGTGACGGGGCAGGGACATACAATCACTATGCTGGCATGGGGTTGGGGTCCAGGCGGCTGGGACGGGGGGGGAGCGGCACGGCCGTGGGGACCACAGGGGTCCCAGcagccccgtcccccccccgcggGGGTTGCGCTGTAGGGAGGAGACCTGCCTCGAAGTGACATGGGGGGCCAGGGACGTGTGGGACCCCCGGAGGGGcatgcagggctgggagggggtgctgggagtgggggggggagTGGATGGTCCCAAATGCCCCCTGCGGCCCTGCTGCCCCCACATTTGGTCCAGAGGAAGGCGAGGGGGTGCGCAGACATGCACGGGGATGGGGTGCCCCGGCACAGCTCCCCCGGGCAGGGCAGCACCGAGGCGGCCCCCAGCCCCCATCCCGCTCCCCGGGGCTCTGCCCCCGCCCCCCATATACGTTATATATAGCTATATTTCCACGCACGCACACACGAGATCCGAGGGGAACCGAGGAGACCTCAAAAAAGgcgaaaaaaccccacagcaacCGGTgccagaagaaagcaaaacccaaccggggcagggagggggtggctggggggggcctggcacagccctggggggcggccgggggcacgggggggggctggggccagcggCCGCCCGCTCACTTCTTGTTCTTGAGCTGGTTGGCGAGCCAGTCGAGGCCCTCGTAGAGCCCATCCCCGCTGGTGGCACAGGTGGCCTGGATGTACCAGTTACGGTGGCGCAGGGAGTGCAGCCCCAGCTTGTCCGTGATCTCCGCCGCGTTCATGGCGTTGGGCAGGTCCTAGGGCAGAGACAGGGTCACATGCCAGCCCCAACGCCAGGGGGATGGGCGCTATCCCACCACGGGGGGCCGACACCAGCCCCAGCGCTATGGGGATGGGCACCAGCCCCAACGCCATGGGAAGGAGTGTGGGCCTGCCACCAAGGTGTTAGacaccagccctgctgccatggGGATGGGCACGGTCCAGCCACAGGGAAATACCGGCCCTGATGCCACTGGCACGGGCATGGTCCTGCCATGGGGGTTGCTAGACACCAGCCCCGACACCCCAGGGATGGGTCCCAGCCCCACCATGAGGGCCGCGCCCCCGCAGACCCACCTGCTTGTTGGCGAAGACGAGGAGGACGGCGTCCCGCAGCTCGTCCTCCGCCAGCATCCGCATGAGCTCCTCCCGTGCCTCGTTCACCCGCTCCCGGTCATTGCTGTCCACCACGAAGATCAGCCCTGGGGGGCAGCGAGCGGGCGCTGCTGGGAGCGCAGGATCCAGCCGCCCCCACGGCCGCCCTGCTCCCCAGCGAGCCCTGTTGTCTCCCTCCACGTCCCCGGGGGGGACCTACCCTGGGTGTTTTGGAAGTAATGCCGCCAGAGGGGCCGGATCTTGTCCTGCCCACCCACGTCCCACACAGTGAAGCTGATGTTCTTGTACTCCACCGTCTCCACGTTGAACCCTGTGAGGAGCGACAGCATcgggaaactgaggcacacaaGGCCACGAGCCCCCTCCCAAGGAGCCCTGATGGGGAGGGGTCCCTGCCTGGtgcccccccacacacacacctatGGTGGGGATGGTGGTGACGATCTCCCCCAGCTTCAGCTTGTAGAGGATGGTGGTCTTCCCGGCAGCGTCCAGCCCCACCATCAAGATCCGCATCTCCTTCTTCCCGATCAGGCTCTTCAGCAGGTTCCCGAAGATGTTGCCCATGGTGACGGCGGTGCTGGCTCCGTCCGCAGGCAAGGCCGGATGCTGCGGGGGCACGGGGCAGGTGCTGGGGCGAGGGGTGGCCCTGAGAACTTgagggggggggctgcaggaccccAGGGGTCGCCCTTGCTCTGGGGGGCTGTGGGAATCAGGGACCCCTGTGTcctgggggggtgca
This window contains:
- the ARF3 gene encoding ADP-ribosylation factor 3, translating into MGNIFGNLLKSLIGKKEMRILMVGLDAAGKTTILYKLKLGEIVTTIPTIGFNVETVEYKNISFTVWDVGGQDKIRPLWRHYFQNTQGLIFVVDSNDRERVNEAREELMRMLAEDELRDAVLLVFANKQDLPNAMNAAEITDKLGLHSLRHRNWYIQATCATSGDGLYEGLDWLANQLKNKK
- the RND1 gene encoding rho-related GTP-binding protein Rho6 produces the protein MRERRPAPAAPARCKLVLVGDVQCGKTAMLQVLAKDCYPETYVPTVFENYTACLASEEQRVELSLWDTSGSPYYDNVRPLCYSDSDAVLLCFDISRPETLDSAAKKWKTEIMDYCPNTRVLLIGCKTDLRTDLSTLMELSHQKQAPISYEQGCAAARQLGAESYLECSAFTSEKSVHSIFRTVSGICLSKNPLQPPKSPPRSLSKRLLHLPSRSELISSAFKKEKAKSCSVM
- the FKBP11 gene encoding peptidyl-prolyl cis-trans isomerase FKBP11 isoform X2; the encoded protein is MCVGEKRRAIIPPHLAYGKRGSPPTIPGDAVLRFEVELVGLSRASYWQKVVNEVLPLLCLGLVPALLGLIGYHLYRKASSPKLSKKKLKEEKRNKAKKK
- the FKBP11 gene encoding peptidyl-prolyl cis-trans isomerase FKBP11 isoform X1, which produces MPPPAALLLLALLLPPPPARAAESETESGARGLRLETLVAPPEGCTELSAPGDTVHIHYTGSLEDGRIIDTSLSRDPLQVELGKRQVIPGLEQSLLDMCVGEKRRAIIPPHLAYGKRGSPPTIPGDAVLRFEVELVGLSRASYWQKVVNEVLPLLCLGLVPALLGLIGYHLYRKASSPKLSKKKLKEEKRNKAKKK
- the CCDC65 gene encoding dynein regulatory complex subunit 2 isoform X1, with the protein product MCPGPAAMPGKRRLQAAAPVVGEDGLLLLQSQALAEEEAAKTKGEMLTRFLKDKLAKEERSSTLNLHKLSTQWRAVLRETKDKELRQDIEILSQTFTRVIDCKDSVIKSLATDLEEAEEQHAQALRSHLHNIDRLLQLQRCRLTCLEEGYGAQLEALKMEFEAERRTILEQHERESCYLRDVALAAEQNYTKNDHEATLNFQSTRDDIKNKSLQEKQYSRMQLGRKAEALWEQFQRAMQSYTEATEHQKVAFEALKQKDKKSSREIETQAKKLQKLQDSVAATKGQIAAHLRQSEQQNQCVREEKERVLRQLQKLKNEMNQARAKAYDSLARLTMQSSAALKVLVRVVEKAQRILRLAEMCRRLETEEEKVLPFYPSSLVEGEQQDARRVLEEMPVEPLAQAVWDYVGLERFWQRFSKAKLEEQALERERAALSQQNQHLRELLRQYLAGISVSHEVLEEPNPLLAIEHKSCVPRELSRAGGAAHKVVTVPHAPTASWTPSPAPPALAENPPANRGHCTACDRLDVP
- the CCDC65 gene encoding dynein regulatory complex subunit 2 isoform X2 — encoded protein: MPGKRRLQAAAPVVGEDGLLLLQSQALAEEEAAKTKGEMLTRFLKDKLAKEERSSTLNLHKLSTQWRAVLRETKDKELRQDIEILSQTFTRVIDCKDSVIKSLATDLEEAEEQHAQALRSHLHNIDRLLQLQRCRLTCLEEGYGAQLEALKMEFEAERRTILEQHERESCYLRDVALAAEQNYTKNDHEATLNFQSTRDDIKNKSLQEKQYSRMQLGRKAEALWEQFQRAMQSYTEATEHQKVAFEALKQKDKKSSREIETQAKKLQKLQDSVAATKGQIAAHLRQSEQQNQCVREEKERVLRQLQKLKNEMNQARAKAYDSLARLTMQSSAALKVLVRVVEKAQRILRLAEMCRRLETEEEKVLPFYPSSLVEGEQQDARRVLEEMPVEPLAQAVWDYVGLERFWQRFSKAKLEEQALERERAALSQQNQHLRELLRQYLAGISVSHEVLEEPNPLLAIEHKSCVPRELSRAGGAAHKVVTVPHAPTASWTPSPAPPALAENPPANRGHCTACDRLDVP